Proteins co-encoded in one Christiangramia fulva genomic window:
- a CDS encoding DUF3347 domain-containing protein: MKKIITVLSIALLSTGAFAQHHDHNSSEKGEMQSKPMFKDQALGNAYSNYIDVKEALFASNVEDASKASAELDKSLAGVDNSEAARTAASKVQSAGDLKAQRKAFADLSLEMSKLIKGGKLSMGAVYMEFCPMANNSEGAYWLSNEKNIRNPFMGAKMPGCGMVKETIE, encoded by the coding sequence ATGAAAAAGATCATCACAGTACTCTCAATAGCTTTATTAAGTACGGGAGCGTTTGCACAACATCATGACCATAATTCTTCCGAAAAGGGAGAAATGCAATCCAAACCTATGTTCAAAGACCAGGCTTTAGGAAATGCGTATTCAAATTATATCGATGTCAAAGAGGCGTTGTTTGCTTCAAATGTTGAAGATGCTTCTAAAGCCTCAGCAGAACTTGACAAATCCCTGGCCGGGGTAGATAACTCTGAAGCTGCCAGGACAGCGGCCTCTAAAGTACAGTCAGCCGGAGATCTAAAGGCTCAACGAAAAGCCTTTGCCGATTTGAGCCTTGAAATGAGCAAACTGATTAAAGGAGGAAAGCTCTCCATGGGCGCAGTATATATGGAGTTCTGCCCAATGGCGAACAACAGCGAAGGAGCCTACTGGCTTTCTAATGAAAAGAACATCCGTAATCCGTTCATGGGCGCTAAAATGCCCGGCTGCGGAATGGTAAAGGAAACTATTGAATAG
- a CDS encoding efflux RND transporter periplasmic adaptor subunit — protein sequence MKSIESNKRNIIAGVALLLFGMILGSLFFGGSDEAPKEETAVATHDHESEETLWTCSMHPQIRETEPGNCPICGMELIPLKDSNRGSGAVGNFQTEMTEAAVQLGNIQTSVVTRQAPEKTIYMPGKVEADERLVESVTSRFPGRVEKLYVNFTGQEVARGQRLASVYSPALVTAQKELFEAAKFKESNPSFYSAAVNKLKLWDLTESQINNILESRDPVYYFDIRSKQSGTVLEKKVEVGDYLKEGQALFQVSNLNKVWVLFDAYENDLAWVKEGDKIKFTVKSVPGRTFESKVTFIDPVINPGTRVAQVRTELQNPDGLLKPGMFTQGIVQADISNMKNALTIPKSAVLWTGKRAVVYVKKPETEKPVFEFREIELGPEAGDYYLVNSGLEEGEEVVTNGAFKIDAAAQLQGKASMMSPEGNSGAGSMPGMDMGEKKVQSTQTETKEFLDEDETYDFKKQASADFRKQLDKVLSAYLDLKEALAQDKDVKDDSSKLLAAVEAADENSLEGKAQAFWQEKKKFLIKHAKLSMQAKDLAAARENFIYISQALIKTAEAYGPGKMKLYVDFCPMANSNKGAYWMSLSEEIKNPYYGQAMSTCGEVKSVIK from the coding sequence ATGAAAAGTATAGAATCAAATAAACGAAATATCATCGCAGGGGTCGCGCTGCTTCTGTTCGGAATGATATTAGGCTCGCTTTTCTTTGGAGGCAGCGATGAGGCACCAAAGGAAGAAACCGCCGTGGCCACTCATGACCACGAAAGCGAAGAAACCCTTTGGACCTGCTCTATGCACCCGCAGATCAGGGAAACCGAACCCGGGAATTGTCCAATTTGCGGAATGGAACTCATTCCCTTAAAAGACTCCAACAGGGGTAGTGGCGCCGTAGGTAATTTCCAGACTGAAATGACCGAGGCTGCCGTGCAGCTTGGAAATATACAGACTTCTGTGGTGACCCGCCAGGCCCCAGAAAAGACCATTTACATGCCTGGTAAAGTAGAGGCAGACGAACGTTTGGTAGAATCGGTTACTTCCCGTTTCCCAGGTCGTGTTGAAAAGCTGTATGTGAATTTCACCGGTCAGGAAGTGGCAAGAGGCCAGAGACTGGCTTCGGTATATTCGCCAGCCCTGGTGACCGCACAGAAAGAATTGTTTGAAGCTGCCAAGTTCAAGGAATCGAACCCAAGTTTTTATTCGGCGGCAGTCAATAAATTAAAGTTATGGGACCTTACCGAAAGCCAGATCAACAACATTCTGGAAAGTCGTGATCCTGTCTACTATTTTGACATCCGTTCCAAACAATCGGGAACCGTGTTGGAGAAAAAAGTGGAAGTTGGTGATTATCTCAAAGAAGGTCAGGCTCTTTTCCAGGTATCTAATCTGAATAAGGTATGGGTACTATTTGATGCCTATGAAAATGACCTTGCCTGGGTAAAAGAAGGCGATAAGATCAAATTCACTGTAAAATCGGTTCCGGGAAGAACCTTTGAAAGCAAGGTAACTTTCATCGATCCTGTGATCAATCCTGGTACCCGTGTAGCTCAAGTTAGAACCGAACTGCAGAATCCCGACGGACTTTTAAAACCTGGAATGTTTACCCAGGGAATCGTGCAGGCAGATATCTCGAATATGAAGAATGCGCTCACCATCCCGAAATCGGCTGTTCTCTGGACCGGCAAAAGAGCCGTGGTCTATGTGAAAAAACCCGAGACCGAAAAACCTGTTTTCGAGTTCAGGGAAATAGAACTTGGTCCTGAAGCCGGAGATTATTACCTGGTGAACAGTGGCCTGGAAGAAGGTGAAGAGGTGGTGACCAACGGGGCCTTCAAAATTGATGCTGCCGCACAGCTTCAGGGTAAGGCCAGCATGATGAGTCCGGAAGGAAATTCAGGAGCAGGCTCCATGCCAGGAATGGATATGGGGGAGAAGAAGGTTCAGAGTACCCAAACTGAGACCAAAGAATTCCTGGATGAAGATGAAACCTATGATTTTAAGAAACAGGCTTCTGCTGATTTCAGGAAACAACTGGATAAAGTTTTATCTGCTTACCTCGATCTTAAGGAAGCTCTCGCCCAGGATAAAGACGTGAAGGACGACAGTTCCAAACTCCTGGCTGCGGTAGAGGCTGCCGATGAAAATTCATTGGAGGGAAAAGCACAGGCATTCTGGCAGGAGAAAAAGAAGTTTCTGATCAAACACGCGAAACTTTCTATGCAGGCGAAAGATCTTGCTGCAGCCCGTGAAAATTTTATCTACATCTCCCAGGCACTGATCAAAACGGCTGAAGCCTATGGTCCCGGAAAGATGAAGCTGTATGTGGATTTTTGCCCAATGGCCAATAGTAACAAAGGGGCCTACTGGATGAGCCTTTCCGAAGAGATCAAAAATCCTTACTACGGGCAGGCTATGTCGACCTGCGGAGAAGTTAAATCTGTAATTAAATAA
- a CDS encoding TolC family protein, with protein sequence MKLNNKNIRNSLLKLMLLAVGLVSGNVVFAQEPVQEYMKLAGENNPELKATFNEYMAAMEQVPQVGALPDPTLAFGIFLQPVETRLGAQRFNTSVSQMFPWFGTLSAKKDVATQMAKAKYEAFEDVKLQLYRDVGTTYDELYYLDKAIDITRENLDILASFKELARVNFEGGRTGFVSVLRVEMEEQELRDKLSLLEDKKLPLKAKFASLLNTDLPDSIAFPDTLQVKTVMYEKETLVDSVLVNSPRLKKLEHEVEAMANQEEVAKKMGLPSFNLGVNYINIAPRTDMDLPDNGKDALVFPQVGISIPLYSGKYKAMRREASLKKEAASLRKEDMTNSLKTTVESLYQQYRDAMRRVELNANLSDISTRSRDLLQTQFTNGEMDFEEILRMERKVLNYRLEEARARVDLNNIVYSINYLMGK encoded by the coding sequence ATGAAACTAAATAATAAAAATATCAGAAACAGCCTTTTAAAGCTTATGCTGCTTGCGGTCGGATTAGTGTCCGGTAATGTGGTCTTTGCCCAGGAGCCCGTGCAGGAATATATGAAACTGGCCGGGGAGAATAACCCTGAACTCAAGGCTACTTTCAACGAATATATGGCGGCCATGGAACAGGTGCCACAGGTAGGTGCTTTACCCGATCCAACCCTGGCTTTCGGGATCTTTCTTCAGCCCGTTGAAACAAGGCTTGGAGCACAACGCTTTAATACCTCGGTTTCTCAGATGTTTCCCTGGTTTGGGACTCTAAGTGCCAAGAAAGATGTCGCTACTCAAATGGCAAAGGCTAAATATGAAGCTTTTGAAGATGTGAAATTGCAACTGTACCGAGATGTGGGAACCACCTACGATGAACTGTATTATCTTGACAAAGCGATCGATATTACCCGCGAAAACCTGGACATTCTTGCTTCTTTTAAGGAACTCGCCCGCGTGAATTTTGAAGGTGGAAGGACCGGGTTTGTAAGTGTTCTCAGGGTAGAAATGGAAGAACAGGAATTAAGGGATAAGCTTAGTTTACTGGAAGATAAAAAGCTTCCGCTTAAAGCAAAATTCGCCAGCCTGTTGAATACCGATCTTCCCGATTCCATTGCCTTTCCCGATACCCTGCAGGTGAAAACTGTCATGTATGAAAAGGAAACCCTGGTAGACTCTGTTCTGGTTAACAGTCCGAGGCTTAAAAAACTGGAGCATGAGGTAGAGGCGATGGCTAACCAGGAAGAAGTAGCTAAAAAAATGGGACTGCCAAGTTTTAACCTGGGAGTGAACTATATCAATATCGCCCCGCGAACAGATATGGACCTTCCCGATAATGGTAAGGATGCGCTGGTATTTCCACAGGTCGGGATCAGTATTCCTCTTTACAGCGGAAAATATAAGGCTATGCGTCGCGAAGCTTCCCTGAAAAAAGAAGCTGCAAGCCTGCGTAAAGAAGATATGACCAATAGTCTTAAGACCACTGTTGAAAGTTTATATCAGCAATATCGGGACGCGATGAGACGGGTTGAGCTTAATGCGAATCTTTCAGATATCTCTACCCGCTCCCGGGATCTTTTGCAAACCCAGTTCACCAATGGGGAAATGGATTTTGAGGAAATTCTTCGAATGGAAAGAAAGGTGCTTAATTATCGTCTTGAAGAAGCCAGGGCTCGCGTAGACCTCAACAATATAGTTTATAGTATTAATTATTTAATGGGTAAATAA
- a CDS encoding efflux RND transporter permease subunit, with the protein MLNKIIRFFLENKLITVLTLFIFIVWGIVTAPFNWDTGIIPRDRVPVDAIPDLGENQQIVFTEWMGRSPQDVEDQITYPLTTALLGVPGVKTIRSNSIFGLSVIYIIFEEDVEFYWSRSRVLEKLNSLPQGTIPDAVQPALGPDATALGQVYWYTLEGRNPKTGEPNGGWDPQELRSIQDFYVGYGLTAAGGVSEVSPIGGFVKEYQVDIDPDAMKANNVNVAQIMKAVKQSNLDIGARTIEFNKAEYIVRSLGYIKDLDDLRESVVAVKDNTPIRIKDVARVSYGPATRRGGLDKSGSEAVGGVVVARYGSNPMQVIENVKKKIEEISPGLPSKTLKDGTVSKVTIVPFYDRSGLINETLGTLESALSHEVLISILVVLILVMNLRASIIISSLLPVGVLMTFIVMRYAGIPANVVALSGIAIAIGVMVDVGIIFTENIIRHLEMPNNIGARGKRLLELVYESTVEVASAVMTALATTVISFLPVFAMQAAEGKLFRPLAFTKTFALLAALLLGLIIIPSFAYWIFSVKFGKKKSQKIWNIALIVIGLYIMIFHVVWAGLVFIAIAANNLAKDYLKPEHKKYSGWITLGIAVVTVTYFLAIEWLPLGAAHSGVLNFIFVVFVLALILGTLLLVVHYYSPILRWCLANKWKFLAIPIVVFFIGMMSWKGFDGIFGFVADGGNAVGIQLRQTSFWQSASKRFPGLGEEFMPPLDEGSFLLMPTTMPHSGVEENREVISLLDQRVNSIPEVKMVVGKWGRAKSALDPAPISMYENIIQYVPEYALDEDGHRQRFKVNDDEEFMLKGGGTFAPGKDNLAGFDTEKLIPDADGEYFRQWRPEIKNTDDIWNEIVQTTQNIPGLTSAPKLQPIQTRLIMLQTGMRAPMGLKVFGPDLETIERVGLDLEKVLQEVPSVKSSSVFADRVVGKPYLEIDIDRKAIARYGLSIEDMQMFIGSAVGGNTLTTTVEGRERYPVRVRYAREYRDNPEDVKDILIPTPVGTQVPLEELADITYRQGPQSIKSEDTFLDSYVIFDKNDGYSEVKVVEQAKRFIQAKIDSGELNIPPSVNFKFAGNYENQIRATKRLSIVIPISLIMILLILYFQFGNLQTTFMVFSGVFVAFSGGFIMLWLYGQEWFLNFSVFGENMRDIFQMGTVNLSVAVWVGFIALFGIATDDGVIMGTYLKQVFDKERPDSISEIRTSVLHAGQQRVRPAMMTASVAVIALLPVLTSTGKGADIMIPMAIPSFGGMLIQVMTMFIVPVLYSMWQEKKWKKSNNNPRIDETK; encoded by the coding sequence ATGCTTAATAAAATTATCAGGTTCTTTTTAGAGAACAAACTTATCACCGTATTAACCCTGTTCATCTTTATTGTCTGGGGAATTGTGACCGCTCCCTTCAATTGGGACACAGGTATCATTCCGCGGGATAGAGTACCGGTTGATGCGATTCCCGACCTCGGTGAAAACCAGCAGATCGTGTTCACCGAATGGATGGGCCGCTCCCCGCAGGATGTGGAAGATCAGATCACCTATCCGCTTACCACGGCTCTTTTAGGAGTGCCCGGCGTGAAAACCATTCGTAGTAATTCAATTTTTGGCCTTTCGGTGATCTATATCATTTTCGAAGAAGATGTTGAATTTTACTGGAGTCGTTCGCGGGTTCTTGAAAAACTCAATTCTTTGCCTCAGGGAACCATTCCCGATGCGGTACAACCAGCATTGGGGCCAGATGCTACTGCTCTTGGTCAGGTTTACTGGTATACTCTTGAAGGAAGGAACCCCAAAACAGGCGAACCTAATGGCGGCTGGGATCCTCAGGAATTGCGATCCATTCAGGATTTCTATGTGGGTTACGGCCTCACGGCTGCCGGAGGGGTATCTGAAGTCTCTCCAATTGGCGGATTCGTAAAGGAATACCAGGTTGATATCGATCCCGATGCCATGAAGGCCAATAATGTGAATGTCGCCCAGATCATGAAGGCGGTAAAACAAAGTAACCTTGATATTGGTGCCCGTACTATCGAGTTTAACAAAGCTGAATATATTGTTAGGAGTCTGGGATATATTAAAGACCTCGATGATCTCCGCGAGTCGGTGGTTGCTGTGAAAGACAACACGCCTATTCGTATCAAGGATGTGGCCCGCGTCTCTTATGGTCCAGCGACCCGTCGTGGCGGTCTGGATAAATCAGGTTCTGAAGCTGTAGGTGGAGTGGTGGTTGCCCGTTATGGCTCCAACCCCATGCAGGTGATCGAAAATGTGAAAAAGAAGATCGAGGAGATCTCACCCGGACTTCCTTCCAAAACTCTTAAAGACGGCACGGTTTCAAAAGTGACCATTGTACCTTTCTACGACCGTTCCGGACTTATCAATGAAACCCTGGGAACACTGGAGTCTGCCTTGAGTCATGAGGTGCTTATCAGTATTTTGGTGGTGCTCATCCTGGTTATGAACTTAAGGGCGTCCATTATCATCTCGAGTTTACTACCGGTGGGAGTGCTCATGACCTTTATCGTGATGCGTTACGCCGGGATTCCTGCAAACGTGGTGGCCCTTTCAGGGATCGCTATCGCTATTGGAGTGATGGTGGATGTGGGGATCATCTTCACGGAAAATATCATACGGCATCTCGAAATGCCAAATAATATAGGCGCCAGGGGTAAACGTCTGCTTGAGTTGGTCTATGAAAGTACGGTGGAAGTAGCTTCCGCGGTGATGACCGCTCTGGCGACCACGGTGATCAGTTTCCTTCCGGTATTTGCCATGCAGGCTGCTGAAGGAAAACTGTTCCGTCCGTTGGCTTTTACTAAGACTTTCGCCCTTCTGGCGGCATTGCTCCTGGGACTTATTATTATCCCTTCCTTCGCTTACTGGATCTTTTCGGTGAAATTCGGAAAGAAAAAGTCACAGAAAATATGGAATATCGCCCTGATCGTGATCGGACTTTATATCATGATCTTCCACGTGGTATGGGCAGGACTGGTGTTCATTGCTATCGCCGCCAATAATTTGGCAAAAGATTATCTAAAACCCGAGCATAAAAAATACTCCGGCTGGATCACGCTGGGAATTGCGGTAGTGACCGTAACTTATTTTCTGGCCATCGAATGGCTGCCATTAGGTGCGGCTCACAGCGGTGTTTTGAACTTCATTTTTGTGGTCTTCGTGCTTGCGCTTATTCTTGGCACGCTTCTGCTGGTAGTGCACTATTATTCGCCAATTTTAAGATGGTGTCTTGCCAATAAGTGGAAATTCCTGGCAATCCCTATCGTGGTCTTCTTTATCGGGATGATGTCCTGGAAAGGCTTTGACGGGATCTTCGGATTTGTCGCTGATGGTGGAAATGCGGTCGGAATTCAGCTTAGGCAAACTTCTTTCTGGCAATCGGCCAGTAAGAGATTCCCGGGTCTGGGAGAAGAATTTATGCCTCCTTTAGATGAAGGTTCTTTCTTATTGATGCCTACCACAATGCCGCACTCCGGAGTGGAAGAAAACAGGGAAGTGATTAGTCTTCTCGACCAGCGGGTAAATTCGATCCCTGAAGTGAAAATGGTAGTAGGTAAATGGGGACGTGCGAAATCAGCCCTTGATCCAGCGCCAATTTCGATGTATGAAAATATCATTCAGTATGTGCCGGAATATGCGCTTGATGAAGACGGTCATCGCCAAAGATTCAAAGTGAACGATGATGAGGAATTTATGCTGAAAGGCGGCGGTACATTTGCTCCCGGCAAGGATAATTTGGCCGGTTTTGACACCGAAAAGCTCATTCCCGATGCTGATGGTGAATACTTCAGGCAATGGCGACCAGAGATCAAAAATACCGATGATATCTGGAATGAAATTGTGCAGACTACCCAGAACATCCCGGGGCTTACCTCGGCACCAAAACTTCAGCCTATACAAACCCGCCTCATCATGCTTCAAACCGGGATGAGAGCGCCTATGGGATTGAAGGTTTTTGGTCCTGATCTTGAAACTATCGAACGGGTTGGGCTTGATCTTGAAAAAGTGCTGCAGGAAGTGCCTTCAGTGAAATCTTCTTCGGTCTTTGCCGACAGGGTGGTAGGAAAACCTTACCTCGAGATCGATATTGACCGCAAGGCGATCGCCCGTTACGGCCTTTCGATCGAAGACATGCAAATGTTTATTGGTAGTGCCGTAGGTGGGAATACACTCACTACAACTGTGGAAGGTCGCGAAAGATATCCGGTGAGGGTTCGTTATGCCCGGGAATACCGCGATAACCCCGAAGATGTCAAGGACATTCTTATTCCAACTCCAGTGGGAACACAGGTGCCTTTGGAAGAACTTGCCGATATTACTTATCGTCAGGGGCCGCAGTCCATTAAGAGTGAGGATACGTTCCTCGACAGTTACGTGATATTCGATAAAAACGATGGCTATTCTGAAGTTAAAGTTGTCGAGCAGGCCAAGCGTTTTATCCAGGCGAAGATCGACAGCGGAGAACTGAACATTCCGCCTTCGGTGAACTTTAAATTTGCCGGAAACTACGAAAACCAGATCAGGGCTACCAAAAGGCTTTCGATCGTGATCCCGATCTCATTAATAATGATTTTGCTCATTCTGTACTTCCAGTTTGGAAATCTTCAGACCACCTTTATGGTCTTTTCTGGAGTATTTGTAGCCTTTTCAGGTGGTTTTATCATGCTGTGGCTTTACGGCCAGGAATGGTTCCTCAACTTCTCGGTTTTCGGGGAGAATATGCGGGATATCTTCCAGATGGGCACGGTGAACCTGAGTGTCGCGGTCTGGGTCGGCTTTATAGCCCTCTTCGGAATTGCTACCGATGACGGGGTGATTATGGGAACGTACCTAAAGCAGGTCTTCGATAAGGAACGCCCTGACAGTATTTCCGAAATACGGACTTCGGTGCTTCATGCGGGACAGCAACGGGTTAGGCCGGCCATGATGACCGCCTCTGTTGCAGTGATCGCGCTTTTACCGGTGCTAACATCAACAGGAAAAGGAGCCGATATCATGATCCCTATGGCGATCCCGAGTTTTGGCGGAATGCTGATACAGGTGATGACGATGTTCATAGTTCCTGTGCTTTACAGCATGTGGCAGGAAAAGAAATGGAAAAAGTCGAACAACAATCCAAGAATCGATGAAACTAAATAA
- a CDS encoding HYC_CC_PP family protein, whose translation MKKAFLNRVSVLMAFLVLLSTFSFTVQKHYCGDFLVDAAVFSKAKSCGMDSMQAGKFSDHPDMKKDGCSDKQFAVKGQKDLKHGFSTPDMPQQAFIASFVFTYFNLFLPEKKQIVPFDDYSPPLIVSDIQLEDQVFLI comes from the coding sequence ATGAAAAAAGCTTTTCTAAATAGAGTTTCTGTCCTGATGGCCTTCCTGGTATTGCTGTCAACCTTCTCCTTTACGGTGCAGAAACACTATTGTGGCGATTTTCTTGTAGACGCTGCTGTTTTCTCAAAAGCTAAATCCTGTGGTATGGATTCTATGCAGGCCGGGAAGTTTTCAGATCACCCTGATATGAAAAAGGATGGCTGCAGCGACAAACAGTTCGCTGTTAAAGGGCAAAAAGACCTGAAACATGGTTTTTCTACACCCGATATGCCGCAACAGGCTTTTATAGCAAGCTTTGTTTTTACTTATTTCAATCTGTTTCTGCCTGAAAAGAAACAGATCGTACCTTTCGACGACTACTCTCCGCCACTCATAGTTAGTGATATACAGCTGGAAGACCAGGTTTTCCTTATTTGA
- a CDS encoding SHOCT domain-containing protein produces MHYSDGNFYGMHFIWWLFWIAVVVWFIVAISRKKPETKRETPLEILQKRYANGEISREEYEATKKDLLK; encoded by the coding sequence ATGCACTATTCAGATGGAAACTTTTACGGAATGCATTTTATATGGTGGTTATTCTGGATCGCCGTGGTGGTTTGGTTTATTGTTGCCATTTCCCGAAAAAAACCGGAAACCAAAAGAGAAACGCCACTTGAGATTCTTCAGAAGAGATATGCAAATGGAGAAATAAGCAGGGAAGAATACGAAGCAACCAAAAAAGACCTTCTCAAATAG
- a CDS encoding NmrA/HSCARG family protein, whose product MEKKKIIAVVGATGSQGSGLVHAILNDQNGEFRVRAITRNATSDKAKELEKLGAEIVEADVADEKSLIEAFQGAYGAYCVTFFWEHFSPEKEKAHAKNMAEAAKKADLKHVIWSTLEDTRKFIPLDDDRMPTLMEHYKVPHFDAKGESDKLFVNSGVPYTLLLTSFYWDNFINFGMGPQKDENGELAITLPLGDKKLPGIAAEDIGKAAYGIFKAGKTYQGKTVGIAGEKLTGQEMADKFSKVLGKKVKYNAIPASVYRSFDFPGADDLGNMFKFNADFAHEFGKVRDIEHTRKLNPDLMTFEDWLQKNKEKLK is encoded by the coding sequence ATGGAGAAGAAAAAAATCATTGCAGTTGTGGGAGCAACAGGCTCCCAGGGTAGCGGACTCGTTCATGCTATTCTGAACGATCAAAACGGTGAATTCAGGGTGAGAGCCATTACCCGGAACGCGACTTCAGACAAAGCAAAGGAACTGGAAAAGCTCGGCGCCGAAATTGTAGAGGCCGATGTTGCCGATGAAAAAAGTTTAATCGAGGCCTTCCAGGGGGCTTATGGCGCGTATTGCGTCACTTTTTTCTGGGAACATTTTTCCCCTGAAAAGGAAAAAGCACATGCCAAAAATATGGCAGAAGCTGCTAAAAAGGCAGATCTCAAACATGTTATCTGGTCGACCCTGGAAGACACCCGTAAATTCATTCCTCTTGATGACGACAGGATGCCCACTTTAATGGAGCATTATAAAGTTCCACATTTTGATGCTAAGGGGGAATCAGACAAACTCTTTGTGAATAGTGGTGTTCCTTATACGCTACTCCTCACCTCCTTTTACTGGGACAACTTCATCAACTTCGGAATGGGGCCGCAGAAAGATGAAAATGGCGAATTGGCCATTACGCTACCTTTAGGAGATAAAAAGTTACCGGGCATTGCTGCCGAAGATATTGGAAAAGCGGCTTACGGAATCTTTAAAGCCGGGAAAACCTATCAGGGAAAAACCGTGGGAATCGCAGGTGAAAAACTAACCGGACAGGAAATGGCCGATAAATTTTCGAAGGTTCTAGGCAAAAAGGTAAAATATAATGCGATACCGGCTTCGGTTTATCGTTCGTTTGATTTTCCAGGCGCTGATGATCTGGGAAATATGTTTAAGTTTAATGCCGATTTCGCCCATGAATTCGGAAAAGTTCGAGATATCGAGCACACTCGAAAACTCAATCCCGACCTGATGACTTTTGAAGATTGGCTTCAGAAAAACAAGGAAAAACTGAAGTAA
- a CDS encoding exosortase F system-associated membrane protein — translation MEKKVKRRYRIVQIGALVLCLAAIRLFEDGLFYDPLIRFFKSDYLLGEIPEYHLGKLLLNLFIRFMLNTLISLAIIYLAFRDIQILRFSALLYAILLVAGFIVFTFLLINIEHEHYLALFYVRRFLIHPLFILILLPAFYYYRLRSYK, via the coding sequence ATGGAAAAGAAAGTAAAGAGAAGATACAGGATCGTTCAGATTGGAGCGCTGGTTTTATGTCTTGCGGCTATCCGACTCTTCGAGGACGGGCTTTTTTACGATCCGTTGATCCGTTTTTTTAAATCTGATTACCTCCTTGGCGAAATTCCCGAATACCATCTGGGAAAATTATTGCTTAACCTTTTTATCAGGTTTATGCTGAATACGCTTATTTCCCTTGCGATTATCTATCTGGCCTTTCGCGATATTCAGATCCTTCGATTTTCTGCGCTTTTGTATGCAATTCTTCTGGTAGCTGGTTTTATTGTTTTCACCTTTTTATTGATCAATATTGAGCATGAGCATTACCTCGCATTATTTTACGTAAGGCGTTTTCTTATACATCCGCTTTTTATCCTGATCCTTTTACCCGCTTTTTATTACTACAGGTTGCGTAGCTATAAATGA
- the xrtF gene encoding exosortase family protein XrtF, whose translation MLQLFKKYQLVLRFIFVFLGSYLILFSIYNGYLLLFEGPHPVPDPLTRLVAEQSGEVLGSLGYNENVVMHPSGLSMKLMIDDYFVAGIVEGCNSASVIILFVSFVLAFFGKPTKTLLYIFAGAVIIYCINILRIVILAIGLYEYPQYSGYLHSIFFPLAIYGTVFILWVIWVRIYSRWKRK comes from the coding sequence TTGCTTCAACTTTTCAAGAAATATCAGCTTGTATTACGCTTTATTTTCGTGTTTCTTGGCAGTTATCTTATTCTTTTTAGCATTTATAACGGCTACCTTCTTCTTTTTGAAGGCCCGCACCCGGTTCCCGATCCTTTAACTCGTTTAGTCGCCGAACAAAGTGGGGAGGTGCTTGGCAGTCTTGGTTACAATGAAAACGTGGTTATGCATCCTTCCGGGCTTTCCATGAAACTGATGATCGATGATTATTTTGTAGCCGGAATCGTTGAAGGCTGCAATTCGGCAAGTGTCATTATTCTCTTTGTCTCCTTCGTTCTCGCTTTCTTCGGAAAACCAACTAAAACCCTGCTTTATATTTTTGCGGGTGCCGTCATCATTTACTGCATTAATATTCTTCGGATCGTCATTCTGGCGATCGGTTTGTATGAATATCCGCAGTATTCTGGCTATCTTCATTCCATCTTTTTTCCGCTGGCTATTTACGGAACAGTCTTTATTCTGTGGGTCATCTGGGTTAGAATCTATTCGCGATGGAAAAGAAAGTAA
- a CDS encoding GAF domain-containing protein: MTFHQLRPQIEEILGKDSLTADERIQKVCDLLQTSVPYYDWVGFYFKNGDKEELKLGKYAGEPTDHEIIPFGKGICGQVAVSNKNFVVPDVKAQNNYIACSIHVKAEIVVPLFKNGENIGQIDIDSHTEDPFSHEDEVFLEWVNERVAEIL, encoded by the coding sequence ATGACCTTTCATCAACTAAGACCACAGATAGAAGAAATTTTAGGAAAAGACAGTTTAACCGCTGATGAACGTATACAAAAGGTTTGCGACCTTCTTCAAACCTCGGTTCCTTATTATGACTGGGTTGGATTCTATTTCAAAAATGGTGATAAGGAAGAATTGAAATTAGGAAAATATGCCGGCGAACCTACCGATCACGAGATCATTCCGTTTGGCAAAGGCATCTGCGGACAAGTGGCTGTTTCTAATAAAAATTTCGTGGTTCCCGATGTAAAGGCTCAAAACAATTACATTGCCTGCAGTATACACGTTAAGGCTGAAATTGTTGTTCCGTTATTTAAAAATGGAGAGAATATAGGTCAGATAGACATCGATAGTCATACCGAAGATCCTTTCTCACATGAAGACGAAGTTTTTCTTGAATGGGTAAATGAAAGAGTTGCCGAAATTCTTTAA